Proteins encoded in a region of the Raphanus sativus cultivar WK10039 chromosome 8, ASM80110v3, whole genome shotgun sequence genome:
- the LOC108822923 gene encoding LOW QUALITY PROTEIN: E3 ubiquitin-protein ligase BRE1-like 2 (The sequence of the model RefSeq protein was modified relative to this genomic sequence to represent the inferred CDS: inserted 1 base in 1 codon), whose translation MENQESDEPMQKKPHLLDSVSPTAAMSLSSSPSRPVAKSVDATVLQLENQKLVQQLDLQKKRMYDVETKIQELHLNQTSYDDQLVSVNRLWNQLVDDLVLLGVRAGANHEALKYLDIADKKRGSVPPCAAEEMFLCRLLQVDSIGTSNCDEVVRKVEEGLALRHSSTVELMGVFENNIASQRAKAESISQNLLAVKSAEDATVQLSSINDLMKEEAKNLREMIDVLNARHKEHTEQIQAYVSSHSTDQSELKHLKGELEEIKAELEENRRKLINLKMQKDAACEGHVTSPAVANGSVSPEKPVDKTKLRELKDSIDEIKAVAEGRLSELQAAQEYNLSLSRQCQDIENELKDDQYIYSSRLYSLIKDQLNHWNLEVDRYKVLTEAAQAERSFVMRREKDLNXKEESLEAAKQKITTVGSRIEVLEQKLQSCIVEKNGLELETEEAIQDSGDGHSISVL comes from the exons ATGGAGAACCAGGAATCGGACGAGCCGATGCAGAAGAAGCCTCATCTTCTGGACTCCGTTTCTCCCACTGCCGCCATGTCCCTTAGTTCTTCACCTTCTCGCCCCGTCGCCAAAAgt gttGATGCCACGGTTCTACAGTTAGAGAATCAGAAACTGGTCCAGCAATTAGACCTGCAGAAGAAACGTATGTACGATGTTGAGACCAAGATCCAAGAGTTGCATCTCAACCAAACCTCTTATGATGACCAACTTGTCTCTGTTAACCGCCTTTGGAACCAG TTGGTAGATGATCTGGTCTTGCTTGGAGTTCGTGCTGGAGCTAATCATGAGGCTCTCAAATACTTGGACATTGCAGATAAAAAGCGAG GTTCAGTTCCTCCATGCGCTGCTGAAGAAATGTTTCTATGTAGACTTCTTCAAGTAGATTCCATAGGTACTAGTAATTGTGATGAGGTAGTAAGAAAGGTTGAAGAAGGTCTTGCTCTGCGTCATTCCTCTACGGTGGAGTTGATGGGTGTCTTTGAAAACAACATTGCTTCTCAGAGGGCCAAAGCTGAAAGCATATCACAAAATTTACTTGCTGTGAAATCTGCAGAAG ATGCCACTGTTCAGTTGTCCAGCATTAACGATTTAATGAAAGAGGAGGCCAAAAACTTGCGTGAGATGATTGATGTTTTAAATGCGAGGCACAAAGAACATACTGAGCAGATTCAGGCGTATGTAAGCAGCCATTCAACAGATCAGTCCGAGCTTAAACACCTCAAAG GTGAACTGGAAGAGATCAAGGCTGAGCTTGaagaaaatagaagaaaattGATAAACCTGAAAATGCAGAAGGATGCTGCATGTGAAGGTCATGTAACATCACCAGCGGTAGCTAATGGAAGCGTCTCTCCTGAGAAGCCTGTAGATAAAACGAAGTTGCGTGAATTGAAGGACTCAATTGATGAAATAAAG GCAGTGGCAGAAGGTCGTCTGTCTGAGCTCCAAGCTGCACAAGAGTATAATCTTTCCTTGTCAAGACAGTGTCAAGATATTGAG AATGAACTAAAGGATGATCAGTATATATACTCGTCTAGACTGTATAGCTTGATCAAAGATCAACTTAATCACTGGAATTTGGAAGTGGATCGGTACAAAGTTTTGACCGAGGCCGCTCAG GCTGAAAGGTCCTTTGTAATGAGACGGGAGAAGGACCTAA CTAAGGAAGAATCCCTGGAGGCAGCTAAACAGAAGATAACTACTGTTGGTTCTCGAATTGAAGTGCTGGAACAGAAGCTGCAAAGTTGTATAGTTGAAAAGAATGGACTAGAGCTTGAAACAGAAGAAGCTATTCAAGACTCTGGTGATGGTCACTCCATTTCAGTACTC